GCTCGTCGTCGAAGATCACGAGCGACGCATTCCGGTCCGCCACCATGTCGCGCAGCTCGTCGATCTTCCCGGAGCCGAGGTACGTGCCGGGGTGACGCTTGTCGAGCTGTTGCATGATCTGCCCGACAACGACGGCGCCGGCGGTGTCGGCGAGCTCCTGCAGCTCGCGCAGATGGTCGTCGACGGCGCGACGGGCACCGGCGCGCTTGAGCGGCGCGCCGACGAGGACCGCGCGATCGACTGCCGGACCGATGTCGATCGGTTCTTTAGCGATTGGTCAGTTTCCGCGGCTGTTGCCGCCGAGGGTGGAATAGCGGCCCGTCTGCGAGAAGGGCACGGTGAGATTGCCGACCGGCGAACCGACGGTGACGTCGCCTTTCACCGTGTAGAGCACGCTCCCCGTGTTCATCAGCTGACGCCCAGCGGCACCGACACCCGAATACGTGAAACTGATCGGGATATGTACCTGTTGGGTCTTCTTCCCCTCGACGGTGAACCGCTGCATCGTCGTGCCGTTCGCGAAGGGCACGGTGTCGACGAGCACGTTGTAGCGAAGCTGCGTCGCGTCGAGCCGGAAGTCGTTAGGGTTCTGAACATTCAAAACGACGTCGAGCGAGCCGCCGTTCAGGCCGACTCCGGTCACCTTCACGTCCGCGAGGGTGACGACGGGATCCCTGAGTGCCTGTTTGCCGAGTGCCGAGCAACCAACCACTGCCACTGCCGCCGCCAACAAAATTCGTCGCATTGGAACCTCTGATAGGTGATTGGTCGTTGGTGATTGGTTGCTGGTGGTTCATGACTACCGATCGCCAACCACCAATCACTGCTCCGCCTTGCGCTTCAGCTCCTCCCACCAGGCCATGCGCTTCGCGATCTCGCGCTCGAATCCGAATTTCCCCGGTTCGTAGAACGTCGCGCCGCGCAACGACTCGGGCAGATACTCCTGAGGAATGTACGCCTCCTCAGCATCGTGCGCATACTGGTACCCCTGGTGATAACCCAGTTCCTTCATCAGCGGCGTCGGAGCATTCCGGATGTGCAGGGGTACGGGTTCGGCTGGGTGTGATTGGGCCGCTTCCAGCGCCGCACCGAGCGCGCGCTTCGCGCTGTTCGACTTTGGTGCGGTCGCGAGATACACGATCATCTCGGCCAGCGGTAAATATCCCTCTGGCGGCCCCAGATGGTGAAATGCATCGCGTGCGGCGACGGCAATCTTGAGCGCTTCCGGGTCAGCGAGTCCGATGTCCTCAGCCGCCATGGCGAGCGAGCGGCGAAACATGATCATGGGGTCCGCACCACCTTCGATCATACGCGCCATCCAATAGAGTGCGCCCTGTGGATCGCTACCGCGCAGGCTCTTGTGAAAGGCGCTGAGCATGTTGTACGTCTCTTCCCCGCCCTTGTCGTATCGCGCGAAGCGGAGCTGCAGCGCGTCGCGCGCGACGTCGACGGTGATGGTGCCACCGGCACCGACGTGCGTTGCCGCCGCCTCGAGCGCCGTCAACGCGCGCCGCGCATCGCCGTCAGCCTGCTCGGCGATCAGGCCTAACGAGTCCGGCTCGGCGTTCAGCTCCATCGCTCCGAGGCCGCGGTCGCGATCCTCGAGCGCACGCACGAGCAAGCCCTTGATGGCGTCGCGCGAGAGTGATTGCAGCACGAACACCCGCAGCCGGGAGAGCAGCGCACCGTTGATCTCGAACGATGGATTCTCGGTCGTGGCGCCGATGAGCGTGATCGTGCCCGCCTCGACGTGCGGGAGAAACGCGTCCTGCTGCGCCTTGTTGAATCGATGAATCTCGTCGGCAAAGAGAATCGTCCCTCGGCCGAGCCGGCGGCGCCCTTCCGCTTCGTGCACGATCTCGCGCACGCGCGGCACTCCTTCGGTGACGGCCGAGAATGAAACGAACTCGCGATCGGTGTAACGCGCGATCATGCGCGCGAGTGTCGTCTTGCCGGAGCCGGGCGGACCCCAGAAGACCATCGACATCACGTCGCCGCGCTCGATTGCCTCGCGCAATGGTTTCCCGGGGGCGAGTAGGTGCTCCTGCCCGACAAACTCGTCGAGCGAGCGCGGACGTATGCGCGCCGCGAGCGGCTCCGGCGTCCGCGCGGCAAAGAGCGACTCGTTCTGATCGTCGCCGCGACCTCTCGATCTGCGATCAGGCACCAGCTGTCATCCTTGTATCGTGAATTGAAACTGAAATCGCGTCGAGGGCGAGCTCGAGAAGCGAGACGTGAGTGATGAGCTCCGGCCCTTTCGATGTGGCACTCAGGCAACGCCTCACGGAGTAAGCCGGATCTCACCACTCAATTCTCGAGCCTCAAGCTCGCGCGCTTTCCCGGAATTCTGCGAAGGCAAGCGCTTCGCTCAAGATGACAGGTCAGCGAGCAAGCGAGCGCGCTGCCAAGTAGAGCCCACATCCGAAAAGAAAGCTCGTCGGAATTTGCCAGCCGCGCTTCGCCTGGAATTCCGGCACGAGGTTCGACGCGCCGACGTAGAGTGTCACGCCGGCGGCAATCGCGAGGCCGTTCGACTGAAGAAAAGTCAGCTGACCGGTGAGTAAGACGCCGAGAAATGTCGCGGCGCCAAGCGCGGCGGCGGCGAGAAGCGCTCGGCCGCGTCCGGCGCCCGCCGCGAGGAACAGGCTCGAGATCGCCAGACCTTCCGGAAATTTGTGCAGGAGCACCGCCACGAAAACGAGCGCGCCGAGGGAGGAGCTCACTCTCAGCGAGCTCGCGACGGCGACACCGTCGACGAACGTGTGCAGCAGGAGTCCGACGAGGGCGGAAATCGACACGATCTCCGAGACCTCGTGCGTCTCCTCGCCGAAATGAAAGTGCCGGCCGAGCGTGTGCTGGCTGAGATGCACGAGCACGTAAGCGACGAGCGCGACGATCGCGGCGCGACTGCCCGAACGCTCGATGGCCTCCGGAAAGAGATCCAGTACGGTAACCGAAATCAGAAATCCGGCGGCGAGCGAGAGGATCAGGTCGAGCGCGCGAAGGCTCCAGCGCGCGCGGCTGATCACCGCGAGCGCTCCGAGCATGTTTGCGCCTGCTGCCGCTATCGCGTACAGCAGCTCCGCGCGCGTCACGCCGGCTTCAGTCCCAGCCGTTCGACCGCGGCCGCGAGAGCGGTGGCCAGCTCGGGCGCGGCGGGGAAATCCTCACGCTTCATCTTCCAGCTCTTCGTGCGCACGCGCTTCTGTTCCTCGAGCCCTTTGCCTTCGAGCAGGTACAGCCAGCGATCGGTGCGCGCGTAGATGAAAAGCTCGAGATGCGGGTTTAGCGTTAACTGATCTTCCGACGTGAAGATGGAGAACTCGATCCCGCCGTAGCGCGCGAGAAGGATCTTGAGCTTCGCCACCTGCTCGCGCACGTCCGGCAGCGCCACACCCTCACCCTTCCACGTTTGCCCGCCGCGCAGATCCTCGATTACCACGTCGGTGGCCGGCGAGAGCTGCTCGGATAGGGTGAAGAAAAGGTCGACGACGCGCTCGGCGTTGGCGACGACGTGCGCCGCATAGAAGTCGGATTCCTGCACGAACGTGAAGCCGTCGGCGCTGGCGCGAAATCGACGCCAGATGGAGGCTTCAGGGGTGCGGCCGCGAAAGAACAAGGGGGCTAGGGGCTAGGGGCTAGGGGCTAGTCTCCGTCGCGATGCGTTGGGCTTCTTGCAATAGCCAGTCCCTGCTGTTGCGACTCGGGTCCTCGAGCACGGCCTCGAGTAATGCGTTCAGTATCTTACCAACCAGAGGGCTTGGCGGTATCCCTGCAACGCGAAGGTCGTCGCCGTCGAAGGCGAGATCGGCGATCTCGATCGGATCGGTTTGCGCCGCGCGGAGCATGCGCCGATACAGCGAGCGCAATCGAGATTGCAATACTCGATCGTCGGGATGACGCGCCGCCATGGAGGCGGCGGCGATCCGCATGAAGGGAGCGAGATCCAGCCGTCCGATCGCAGCGACCCAGCGTCGCAGCTGCGAGTCGGACACCGGCAGACGCTCCACAAGCGCGTCCCCCAGTCTCGCACCGATCTCGCTCCACGTCTCCGCAAGCTCGGCGACGCGACGGATCTCGGCGCGCGGGAATCGAAGCGCGGTCATTGCCTCACGTGCCCGCGATTCTCCGAGCTCGACGAAGAGTGCGGCGACACGTGTGAACAATCTGAAGGCTTTTGGCGCGAGCGTCGGTAGCGGAAGGAGATCCAGCGCGGCGAGGATGTCGTCGCCGACGTTCGCGAGCAATGGGATCACCGTCGCCAACACGCCCGTGCTCTTCCACCGCGCGAGTGCGCGACCAGGCCGCGTGACCTGGTCCATCGTCTTCTCGAGCTCCTGCTTCACCCGCTCGGGCGACAGGCGGCCCATGTGCGGCGCGCTGCGCTCGATTGCCGCAAGGGTGTTACCCTCGATGTCGAACTCGAAGCGCGCGGCAAACCGAATTGCACGCAATGCGCGGAGCCGATCCTCGCGCATGCGCGCGTCCGGATCGCCGACTGCGCGCACGACACGTCGGCCGAGGTCCGCGCGACCATCAAACGGATCGCGGAGCTCGTCGCGTGAGGGCGAATAGGCGATGGCGTTGATGGTGAAGTCGCGGCGCGCGAGATCCTCCTCCAGCGTCGCGCCGAATTCGACCTCGGCGTGCCGGCCGTCTGTTTTGATGTCTCGGCGGAACGTCGTCACCTCGTGCAGCGTGCCCTGGCCATCGAGGACGCCGACGGTTCCGAACTGAATGCCGACGGGAATCGTACGTCGCTTGCCGAAGACTTCGCGCACCTGCTCGGGCGTTGCCGACGTCGCGAAATCCCAGTCCAGATGGGGATGACCGAGTATCGCGTCGCGCACGGCACCGCCGACGCACCACGCCTCGTAGCCCGACTCCTCCAGGCGTCGGGCGATGCCGAGCACAGGCTCCGGTGGACGCAAAAGGGACATGCTGGAAGGGAAACGGGCTGGTCTGGGACGGATTGGCCGGGCGTTGAGAATAATCGCGACTTCCCCGGTCGAGAAGCGCGTCAGGGGTGCAACGAGTGGCGCGTGAGTACCATATTTGGTTGCCCCCGTAACGATTTAGCGCCGAGTTCGGCCAAGGAAGGAGGTAGGGTTTTGAAGGAGTTGGAGGCACTGCTGGCGCAGTCGCGCGCGTGCGAGAAGTTCAAGGCAGATGTGATCGCGTACTGCGCGCGCGGCGAGGCGGCACGAATTCGGGTCGATTCGTACGTCCCGCGAGTCAAGGTTCAGCGACTACTCAAGCACATCCTTGCGACCGAGCCCGATCTCCCGATCGACGGAGTTGCCGTATCGGGGTCGTCAGGGTGTTCGGACTTCGTGGGAACTGTCGAGGCTCGAGCGCAGAGCGCGACGCACGTGTTCGAGTTCGGATGGTGCTGTCGTTGGCGCGCCGAGCAAGAGGGGTGGACCGATTACTTCGGTTTTCCGGATCAGATTCGTGCCGCGCAGGAGTTCGATTGGCAGTGTTTCCATACCTGGCGGCGCCGGTAAGGTATCGCACCAACAGCTTTTCAAGCCTGGGTCGCCTGTATTCCGCGCTCACTGCTCGAAAAGAGCACGGATCTCCACGTTGGTGAGCTGAGCCCCTAACGCCAACATCAGATCGATCCGGGCCTGCTGCGGTCTGCGGCTGCCGGCGAGGATGGCACCGCGTTCGTGCAGCCGGCGCGCGCCGCCTGGGTAGCCGTAGGTTCGGCCGACGCGGCCACGCTGGACTCGTGAGGCAATGATCACCGGCTTGCCCTCGTCGTGCCAGCGATCGATCCCTTCGATCATCGCCGGGGGAACGTTGCCTCGGCCCATGCCGGCGAGCACCACGCCGCGAGCGTCGCGTCGCGAGGCGTCGAGGAGCCGCGAATCGGATCCGGCCCAGGCGTAAACGATATCGACGGGACCGCCGAGCTCCCGCGGGCTGAGGGCCGGCTGCAACTCGGGCAGCGCGCGGCGGAATACGACCTGTCCGTCGTCCACGACGCCTAACGGTCCGAGGCCGGGACTCTCGAAGGCGTCGACGGCATGCGTGTGGGTCTTGGTCACGTCCAGAGCCGAGAATATTCGGTCGCACATAGCGACGAGGACTCCGAAGCCCGCGGTCGACTCACTTGCCGCCACGCGAACGGCGGCGCCGAGATTTGCCGGACCGTCCCAGCCAAGGTCGCTCGCCGTGCGCATTGCGCCGGTGAAGACGACGGGCTTCGACGCGTCCAGCGAGCGCGCCGCGAGATACGCCGATTCCTCGAGCGAGTCGGTCCCGTGCGTCACGACGATGCCCTGCACTTCGCTCCTGCCAAGTTGTTCGGCGATGGCATTGCGGAGCGCCCACATGCGGTCGGTCGTCATGTGAGGCCCGGGGTACGCGCCGAAGTCGACGATCTCCACGTCCGCGATCTTCTCGATCGCCGGCGCAAGTGCAAGGATGTCGCGCCCCGACATCGACGGGACCGCGCCGCCACTCGCCGGATCGTGGCGCATCGAGATCGTTCCGCCAGTGAAGAGGAGAACGATCATCCGACGAGCACACTACCGCCGTTGACGTTGAGAATCTCGCCAGTGATGTGGCGGCCGAGGTCGGAGCAGAGAAAGACGATCGGACCGGCGATGTCGCGAGGATGAGCGACGCGTCCAAGTGGAATCGAAGCCGCGATACGATCGCGGCCGCCGGCGGCGAACGGCTCCTCGCACATCTCCGTGTCGACCCAGCCTGGCGCAACGCTGTTGACGGTGATGCCGCGCTTCGCGAGCTCGATGCACAACGATTTCACATACGAGATCATTGCGCCTTTCGAGGCGGCATAGTCGGCGTGATAGGCTTCGCCGCGCTGTCCGGCGGTGCTCGACACGAGCACGATGCGTCCGCCGTCGGACATCGAGCGCGCCGCGGCGCGCGTCGTGTAGAACATCGAGTCGACGTTCTCCATCATCGTGCGCCGCCAGCGGCTGTCGTCCATGTCGGCGACCGGAACGTCGTCGGTGGGCCAGATGCCGGCGTTACCGACGAAGAAGTCCAGGCCGCCGAGGTCCTTGGCCGCGCTCCGAATCAGCAACTCCGATCCATCACGCGAGCCGATGTCTTGAGCATATGCGAATGCCCGCACGCCGGCGGCTTTCGCCTGCTCGACGATGCGCACCGCGTCCTCCTTCCGCGATCGATACCCGATGGCCACATCGACGCCGTACTCGGCGAACAACAGCGCTGTCGCCGCGCCGATGCCGCGCGACCCGCCCGTCACCAACGCGCGCTTGCCGCGAAGAGCGTTCACAGCGTTCGCTCCACGAGGTCGCAGATGATGTGCTCGATGCAGAGATGCATCTCCTGCGCGCGATCCGTCCGGTCGGTCGGAATGATCACGGAGTGGTCGGCCAGCTCGAGCAGTGGACCGCCGTCGCGCGCGCTGAACGCAAGCACGGGAATGCCTCGATCACGGGCCGCCTCGGCGGCACGGAGCACGTTAGGCGACGCGCCGCTCGTCGAGTGGATGATCAGGAGATCACCCTCCTTCGCCAGCGCCTGAATCTGTCGCGCGAACACGTGCTCGAAGCCGAAATCGTTGCTGGCGGCGGTGAGGAGCGAGCTATCGGTCGTCAGCGCAATGGCCGGATACGCTCGCCGGTTTCGCATGTAGCGGACGACGTATTCGGTGGCGAGGTGCTGGGCATCGGCGGCGCTGCCGCCATTGCCACAAAAGAACAACGTTCCGCCGGCGCGAACGGTGTCCTCGACGAGTCCGAGCGCGACGTCTAGCTGGGCGCCGAGCTCGTCGGCGACACGGTTGGCGAGGGTCGCGAGATCGCGCAGCGCGTAGGTGAATTGCGCTCCGGGTGTCGACGTCAACGTTCGTATTGGACTGAGGTGGAAGCAGCAGGAGTTGTGAGCACGGGATACGTGTCGCTACGGTGCCTAACGGCTACCCAGCAGGAGCTCTTTGAGACGATCGAACACGCCGCGGCGACGGCCGATGGGCGGAACGGGTTCTATCGGCTCGTTCGCCAATAAGTGAGCCGCGTTTCGCCTCGTGAGCAAATCCGCGGCGTCGTCCGCGCCGAGCTCGGTGAGCCAACGATGCGCGGGCAGCAGTGCGCGCGAGTCGCCGTGCGTGTCGCTCGCGAGGAGATCGACCAGGCCCTCCTCGAGGAGCGACGCGGCCACCGTCCCCTGCGGTCCGCTGGCGAAAACGCCGGCGACATCGGTCTGGATCACCGC
The genomic region above belongs to Gemmatimonadaceae bacterium and contains:
- a CDS encoding LEA type 2 family protein, which produces MRRILLAAAVAVVGCSALGKQALRDPVVTLADVKVTGVGLNGGSLDVVLNVQNPNDFRLDATQLRYNVLVDTVPFANGTTMQRFTVEGKKTQQVHIPISFTYSGVGAAGRQLMNTGSVLYTVKGDVTVGSPVGNLTVPFSQTGRYSTLGGNSRGN
- a CDS encoding replication-associated recombination protein A, which codes for MPDRRSRGRGDDQNESLFAARTPEPLAARIRPRSLDEFVGQEHLLAPGKPLREAIERGDVMSMVFWGPPGSGKTTLARMIARYTDREFVSFSAVTEGVPRVREIVHEAEGRRRLGRGTILFADEIHRFNKAQQDAFLPHVEAGTITLIGATTENPSFEINGALLSRLRVFVLQSLSRDAIKGLLVRALEDRDRGLGAMELNAEPDSLGLIAEQADGDARRALTALEAAATHVGAGGTITVDVARDALQLRFARYDKGGEETYNMLSAFHKSLRGSDPQGALYWMARMIEGGADPMIMFRRSLAMAAEDIGLADPEALKIAVAARDAFHHLGPPEGYLPLAEMIVYLATAPKSNSAKRALGAALEAAQSHPAEPVPLHIRNAPTPLMKELGYHQGYQYAHDAEEAYIPQEYLPESLRGATFYEPGKFGFEREIAKRMAWWEELKRKAEQ
- a CDS encoding ZIP family metal transporter, translated to MTRAELLYAIAAAGANMLGALAVISRARWSLRALDLILSLAAGFLISVTVLDLFPEAIERSGSRAAIVALVAYVLVHLSQHTLGRHFHFGEETHEVSEIVSISALVGLLLHTFVDGVAVASSLRVSSSLGALVFVAVLLHKFPEGLAISSLFLAAGAGRGRALLAAAALGAATFLGVLLTGQLTFLQSNGLAIAAGVTLYVGASNLVPEFQAKRGWQIPTSFLFGCGLYLAARSLAR
- a CDS encoding CCA tRNA nucleotidyltransferase, whose translation is MSLLRPPEPVLGIARRLEESGYEAWCVGGAVRDAILGHPHLDWDFATSATPEQVREVFGKRRTIPVGIQFGTVGVLDGQGTLHEVTTFRRDIKTDGRHAEVEFGATLEEDLARRDFTINAIAYSPSRDELRDPFDGRADLGRRVVRAVGDPDARMREDRLRALRAIRFAARFEFDIEGNTLAAIERSAPHMGRLSPERVKQELEKTMDQVTRPGRALARWKSTGVLATVIPLLANVGDDILAALDLLPLPTLAPKAFRLFTRVAALFVELGESRAREAMTALRFPRAEIRRVAELAETWSEIGARLGDALVERLPVSDSQLRRWVAAIGRLDLAPFMRIAAASMAARHPDDRVLQSRLRSLYRRMLRAAQTDPIEIADLAFDGDDLRVAGIPPSPLVGKILNALLEAVLEDPSRNSRDWLLQEAQRIATETSP
- a CDS encoding asparaginase; translated protein: MIVLLFTGGTISMRHDPASGGAVPSMSGRDILALAPAIEKIADVEIVDFGAYPGPHMTTDRMWALRNAIAEQLGRSEVQGIVVTHGTDSLEESAYLAARSLDASKPVVFTGAMRTASDLGWDGPANLGAAVRVAASESTAGFGVLVAMCDRIFSALDVTKTHTHAVDAFESPGLGPLGVVDDGQVVFRRALPELQPALSPRELGGPVDIVYAWAGSDSRLLDASRRDARGVVLAGMGRGNVPPAMIEGIDRWHDEGKPVIIASRVQRGRVGRTYGYPGGARRLHERGAILAGSRRPQQARIDLMLALGAQLTNVEIRALFEQ
- a CDS encoding SDR family oxidoreductase — its product is MNALRGKRALVTGGSRGIGAATALLFAEYGVDVAIGYRSRKEDAVRIVEQAKAAGVRAFAYAQDIGSRDGSELLIRSAAKDLGGLDFFVGNAGIWPTDDVPVADMDDSRWRRTMMENVDSMFYTTRAAARSMSDGGRIVLVSSTAGQRGEAYHADYAASKGAMISYVKSLCIELAKRGITVNSVAPGWVDTEMCEEPFAAGGRDRIAASIPLGRVAHPRDIAGPIVFLCSDLGRHITGEILNVNGGSVLVG
- a CDS encoding SIS domain-containing protein, whose product is MTSTPGAQFTYALRDLATLANRVADELGAQLDVALGLVEDTVRAGGTLFFCGNGGSAADAQHLATEYVVRYMRNRRAYPAIALTTDSSLLTAASNDFGFEHVFARQIQALAKEGDLLIIHSTSGASPNVLRAAEAARDRGIPVLAFSARDGGPLLELADHSVIIPTDRTDRAQEMHLCIEHIICDLVERTL